The following are encoded in a window of Allosphingosinicella indica genomic DNA:
- a CDS encoding YnfA family protein — protein MPTILAYAGAALAEIAGCFAFWAWLRLGKSAWWVLPGLAALALFAWLLTFVEADHAGRAYAAYGGVYIAAALVWLWAVEGAVPDRWDLIGASLCLAGAAVILLGPRG, from the coding sequence ATGCCGACAATCCTTGCTTATGCCGGCGCCGCGCTGGCGGAGATCGCCGGCTGCTTCGCCTTCTGGGCGTGGCTGCGGCTGGGCAAGAGCGCGTGGTGGGTGCTGCCCGGCCTCGCCGCGCTCGCGCTCTTCGCCTGGCTGCTCACCTTCGTCGAGGCTGACCATGCGGGCCGCGCCTATGCCGCCTATGGCGGCGTCTATATCGCCGCGGCGCTGGTGTGGTTGTGGGCGGTCGAAGGCGCAGTGCCCGATCGCTGGGATCTGATCGGCGCTTCGCTCTGCCTTGCTGGCGCGGCCGTCATCCTGCTCGGGCCGCGCGGCTGA
- a CDS encoding glutathione S-transferase family protein — protein sequence MTIELFAHPFSSYCQKAITAFYENGIPFALRMLEPGNAAQAELAAIWPIGKFPVLREGGRVVPEATSIVEYLHIHHRGPVPLIPDDPDAALEVRTLDRFFDNYVATPQQRIVFDHMRAEADRDPIAVKDARAALDKAYAWLDAHMADREWAAGDFSLADVSAGPQLFYADWSHPMDGRFPNVAAYRARLMARSAFARAIDEARPWRAYFPGGAPDRD from the coding sequence ATGACCATAGAGCTTTTCGCCCACCCCTTCTCCTCCTACTGCCAGAAGGCGATCACCGCTTTCTACGAGAACGGCATCCCGTTCGCGCTGAGGATGCTGGAGCCGGGCAATGCGGCGCAGGCGGAGCTGGCGGCGATCTGGCCGATCGGCAAGTTCCCCGTGCTGCGCGAGGGCGGGCGGGTGGTGCCCGAGGCGACGAGCATCGTCGAATATCTCCACATCCATCATCGCGGGCCGGTGCCGCTGATCCCGGACGATCCCGATGCGGCGCTGGAGGTGCGCACGCTCGACCGCTTTTTCGACAATTATGTCGCGACGCCGCAGCAGCGGATCGTCTTCGATCACATGCGCGCCGAGGCGGACCGTGATCCCATCGCCGTCAAGGATGCGCGCGCGGCGCTCGACAAGGCCTATGCCTGGCTCGACGCACATATGGCGGATCGCGAATGGGCGGCGGGCGACTTCAGCCTCGCCGACGTCTCGGCCGGGCCGCAGCTCTTCTATGCCGACTGGAGCCACCCGATGGACGGGCGCTTCCCAAATGTCGCCGCCTATCGCGCGCGGTTGATGGCGCGGTCCGCCTTCGCCCGCGCGATCGACGAGGCGCGGCCGTGGCGCGCCTATTTTCCGGGCGGCGCACCAGACCGCGACTGA
- the xth gene encoding exodeoxyribonuclease III encodes MRIASFNVNGVNGRLPVLLRWLEETTPDIVCLQELKSPDERFPEAAIAALGYDAVWYGQPRWNGVAILSRVGAIHETRRGLPGTDDGQSRYLEAAVAGILIGCLYLPNGNPRPGPKFDYKLAWIDRLLAHARELIAADVPAVLAGDFNIIPTPADVYKPERWTEDALYVEPVRAAFAALEKQGWKDALRSLHPGATIYTFWDYFRQAYQRDAGLRIDHLMLAPKLAKRLKAAGVDRDVRGWTKASDHAPVWIELKGGRAK; translated from the coding sequence GTGCGGATTGCGAGTTTCAACGTCAACGGCGTCAACGGGCGGCTCCCCGTGCTGCTGCGGTGGCTGGAAGAGACGACGCCCGACATCGTCTGCCTGCAAGAGCTGAAAAGCCCCGACGAACGCTTCCCCGAAGCGGCGATCGCGGCGCTCGGCTATGACGCGGTCTGGTACGGCCAGCCGCGCTGGAACGGCGTCGCGATCCTGAGCCGCGTCGGCGCGATCCACGAAACGCGCCGCGGACTGCCGGGAACGGACGACGGCCAGAGCCGCTATCTCGAAGCCGCGGTCGCCGGCATACTTATCGGCTGTCTCTACCTCCCCAACGGCAATCCGCGCCCCGGCCCGAAATTCGACTACAAGCTGGCGTGGATCGACCGGCTGCTGGCCCACGCGAGGGAGCTGATTGCTGCCGACGTGCCGGCGGTGCTGGCGGGCGACTTCAACATCATCCCCACGCCCGCCGACGTCTATAAGCCCGAGCGCTGGACCGAAGACGCGCTCTATGTCGAGCCGGTGCGCGCGGCGTTCGCGGCGCTCGAAAAGCAGGGCTGGAAGGACGCACTCCGATCGCTGCATCCCGGCGCGACGATCTACACATTCTGGGATTATTTCCGGCAAGCCTATCAGCGCGACGCGGGCCTGCGGATTGATCATCTCATGCTGGCGCCGAAACTCGCCAAGCGCCTGAAAGCGGCGGGGGTGGACCGCGATGTGCGCGGCTGGACCAAAGCCAGCGACCACGCGCCGGTGTGGATCGAGCTGAAGGGCGGACGCGCGAAATGA
- a CDS encoding lipase family protein: protein MASINLRNRRRLVSVLLLAATIVLAALWSTRPAPADPFYEPPSSAIGPPGRLIRAEPFSRNVSSRAQGWRILYATTRADGTPAVASGLVVVPRAPSAGPRPTIAWAHGTTGIAQGCAPSRLVDPFQNVPAVGAVIGNGWAYVASDYVGLGTGGGHAYLVGEEAARGVLDAVRAARQIPEAHLGTQTIVWGHSQGGHSALWTGASAYAPDVPLAGVAAMAPASDLPALFTASADNVFGKIVSAYVVTRYAAAYPEVRPADYGADRMLVRAIANRCVGGREVIIPAIEALLVGPIFTRPPREGPLGARLAENVPTGGVAAPLLIAQGEADDLVLPAIQDGYVAARCRAGQPIDYRRYAGRDHLSLLAADSPFPRELVAWTRDRIAGKPAADRCA from the coding sequence ATGGCCTCCATCAACCTGAGAAATCGGCGAAGGCTGGTCTCGGTGCTGCTGCTGGCGGCGACGATCGTGCTGGCGGCGCTCTGGTCGACGCGGCCGGCGCCCGCGGACCCCTTCTACGAACCTCCGTCGAGTGCCATCGGCCCGCCCGGACGACTGATCCGGGCCGAGCCTTTCAGCCGCAACGTATCGTCGCGCGCACAAGGATGGCGGATCCTCTATGCGACGACACGTGCGGACGGCACGCCGGCGGTGGCGAGCGGGCTGGTGGTGGTGCCGCGCGCGCCGTCTGCCGGGCCGCGTCCGACGATCGCCTGGGCGCACGGCACCACCGGCATCGCGCAGGGCTGCGCGCCCTCTCGGCTCGTCGATCCCTTCCAGAACGTGCCCGCGGTGGGCGCGGTAATCGGCAACGGCTGGGCCTATGTTGCCAGCGATTATGTCGGGCTGGGGACCGGCGGCGGCCATGCCTATCTGGTCGGCGAGGAAGCGGCGCGCGGCGTGCTGGACGCGGTCCGCGCCGCCCGCCAGATCCCCGAGGCCCACCTCGGCACGCAGACGATCGTCTGGGGCCATTCGCAGGGTGGCCATTCCGCGCTGTGGACGGGCGCCAGCGCTTATGCGCCCGACGTGCCGCTCGCCGGGGTCGCGGCGATGGCGCCGGCGAGCGATCTCCCCGCGCTGTTCACCGCATCCGCCGACAATGTGTTCGGCAAGATCGTGTCCGCTTATGTCGTCACGCGCTACGCCGCTGCTTATCCGGAGGTGCGGCCGGCCGATTATGGCGCGGACCGCATGCTGGTTCGCGCGATCGCCAATCGCTGCGTGGGCGGGCGCGAGGTGATCATCCCCGCAATCGAGGCATTGCTCGTGGGGCCCATCTTCACCCGCCCGCCGCGCGAGGGACCGCTAGGGGCGAGGCTCGCCGAGAACGTCCCCACGGGTGGCGTCGCCGCACCTTTGCTCATCGCGCAGGGCGAGGCGGACGATCTCGTTCTCCCCGCCATCCAGGACGGCTACGTCGCGGCGCGTTGCCGGGCCGGACAGCCGATCGACTATCGCCGCTATGCCGGCCGCGATCACCTTTCGTTGCTGGCGGCGGATTCGCCCTTCCCGCGCGAGCTGGTCGCTTGGACACGCGATCGGATCGCGGGGAAGCCCGCCGCGGATCGCTGCGCCTGA
- a CDS encoding PAS domain-containing protein encodes MDSYRAFEDGVGADYPADDEPVMDAPPAIGLDERRMHVRAYNYWVSLLGGRAYPSIQDVDPAGIDDFGPHSVLLDFSAGSDDPAIAFVGADLRRECGLDHDIAFISEVPPRSLLSRLTDHYLQIIANCAPIGFEAEFVGQRGLNTMYRGILMPLSSDGDTIDFIYGVINWKESADSATADALAREIERAAPTMPPQAAVPVWADGPSAESASAPHVPPVDLIDQGLELGVDRDATGFAFSLSDDAGLADRLAAARDCADAAAGADARSRAALYETLALAHDFAIAADAAPDDYAELLDDAGIAAQARAPMTPVVKLVFGVGYDKARVTEYAAALSYARREGVASGGFSAFLASHPGGLKALVAEERRHRRPAAAPDRSSRARATLRTAKPLAFVDIDTGAEEFVLLVARREGDGRLAVIAPVAGDEALVDRAIRKAA; translated from the coding sequence ATGGACAGCTATCGGGCGTTCGAGGACGGCGTCGGCGCGGATTATCCCGCAGACGACGAGCCGGTCATGGACGCGCCGCCCGCGATCGGGCTGGACGAGCGCCGGATGCACGTGCGCGCCTATAATTATTGGGTCTCGCTGCTCGGCGGTCGCGCCTACCCTTCGATCCAGGACGTCGATCCCGCCGGCATCGACGATTTCGGGCCGCACAGCGTACTGCTCGATTTCTCGGCGGGCAGCGACGATCCCGCGATCGCCTTCGTCGGCGCGGACCTGCGCCGCGAGTGTGGGCTCGATCACGACATCGCCTTTATCAGCGAGGTGCCGCCGCGCTCTTTGCTGTCGCGGCTCACCGATCATTATCTCCAGATCATCGCCAATTGCGCGCCGATCGGCTTCGAGGCCGAGTTCGTCGGCCAGCGCGGGCTCAACACCATGTATCGCGGCATATTGATGCCATTGTCCTCGGACGGCGACACGATCGATTTCATCTATGGCGTGATTAACTGGAAGGAGTCCGCCGACAGCGCGACTGCCGATGCGCTGGCACGCGAGATCGAACGCGCCGCGCCGACGATGCCGCCGCAGGCCGCGGTTCCCGTCTGGGCCGATGGGCCGAGCGCCGAGAGTGCGTCCGCGCCGCACGTGCCGCCCGTAGATCTCATCGATCAGGGGCTCGAACTGGGCGTTGATCGCGATGCCACCGGGTTCGCCTTCTCGCTCTCCGACGACGCGGGCCTTGCCGATCGGCTGGCGGCGGCGCGCGATTGCGCCGATGCCGCCGCGGGCGCCGATGCGCGCAGCCGCGCCGCGCTCTATGAAACGCTCGCGCTCGCGCATGATTTCGCCATCGCCGCCGATGCCGCGCCCGACGATTATGCCGAGCTGCTCGACGATGCGGGCATCGCCGCGCAGGCGCGCGCGCCGATGACGCCGGTGGTCAAGCTCGTCTTCGGCGTGGGCTACGACAAGGCGCGCGTCACCGAATATGCCGCCGCGCTGAGCTATGCCAGGCGCGAGGGCGTCGCGAGCGGCGGTTTCTCCGCATTCCTCGCCTCGCACCCCGGCGGCCTCAAGGCGCTGGTGGCCGAGGAACGGCGCCACCGCCGCCCCGCTGCGGCCCCGGATCGCAGCTCCCGCGCGCGCGCGACGTTGCGCACCGCCAAGCCGCTCGCCTTCGTAGATATCGACACCGGCGCGGAGGAATTCGTGCTGCTCGTCGCGCGGCGTGAGGGCGATGGCCGGCTCGCCGTCATTGCGCCGGTCGCGGGCGACGAAGCGCTGGTCGATCGCGCCATCCGCAAAGCCGCCTGA
- a CDS encoding fumarate hydratase, whose translation MTTTIRPDDLIESVADALQFISYYHPMDYIRALGDAYAAEESPAAKDAIAQILTNSRMCAEGHRPICQDTGIVTVFVKWGQDCRLEGDRSLQQVIDEGVRRAYRNPENPLRASILADPAFGRVNTKDNTPSVLHLEMVPGGKVHIDVAAKGGGSENKSKFKMLNPSDSIVDWVLEMVPQMGAGWCPPGMLGIGIGGTAEKAMLLAKESLMGAIDMAQLKQRGPSSKIEELRIELFDKVNDLGIGAQGLGGLSTILDVKILDWPTHAASKPVAMIPNCAATRHAHFTLDGSGPAYLETPNLSDWPEVNWTPDKAAKRVDLDTLTPEVVQSWTHGDRLLLSGKMLTGRDAAHKRIKDMLDRGEPLPVDFAGRVIYYVGPVDPVGEEVVGPAGPTTATRMDKFTRMMLEQGLLAMVGKAERGPAATEAIRDHKSAYLMAVGGAAYLVARAIKGSKVVGFADLGMEAIYEFEVQDFPVTVAVDAAGENVHHLAPLVWREKIAKAKALADA comes from the coding sequence GTGACCACCACCATTCGCCCGGACGACCTTATCGAGAGCGTCGCCGATGCGCTGCAGTTCATCAGCTACTATCACCCGATGGATTATATCCGCGCGCTGGGCGATGCTTATGCGGCCGAGGAAAGCCCGGCGGCGAAGGATGCGATCGCGCAGATCCTGACCAACAGCCGGATGTGCGCCGAGGGGCACCGGCCGATCTGTCAGGACACGGGAATCGTCACCGTGTTCGTCAAATGGGGGCAGGACTGCCGGCTGGAAGGCGACCGGTCGCTCCAGCAGGTGATCGATGAAGGCGTGCGCCGCGCCTATCGCAATCCCGAAAATCCCCTGCGCGCCTCGATCCTCGCCGATCCCGCCTTCGGCCGCGTCAACACCAAGGACAATACCCCTTCCGTCCTTCACCTCGAGATGGTGCCGGGCGGCAAGGTGCATATCGACGTCGCGGCGAAGGGCGGCGGCAGCGAGAACAAGTCGAAGTTCAAGATGCTGAACCCGTCGGACTCGATCGTAGACTGGGTGCTGGAGATGGTGCCGCAGATGGGCGCCGGCTGGTGCCCGCCGGGGATGCTGGGCATCGGCATCGGCGGCACCGCGGAGAAAGCGATGCTTCTCGCCAAGGAAAGCCTGATGGGCGCGATCGACATGGCGCAACTGAAGCAGCGCGGCCCGTCGTCGAAGATCGAGGAGCTGCGCATCGAGCTGTTCGACAAGGTCAACGATCTCGGCATCGGCGCGCAGGGGCTGGGCGGGCTCTCGACCATCCTCGACGTCAAGATCCTCGACTGGCCGACCCATGCGGCATCCAAGCCGGTGGCGATGATCCCCAATTGCGCTGCGACCCGCCACGCCCATTTCACGCTCGATGGCTCCGGTCCGGCCTATCTGGAGACGCCCAACCTTTCCGACTGGCCGGAGGTCAATTGGACCCCCGACAAGGCCGCCAAGCGCGTCGATCTCGACACGCTGACGCCCGAGGTGGTGCAGAGCTGGACGCATGGCGACCGGCTGCTGCTGAGCGGCAAGATGCTCACCGGCCGCGATGCCGCGCACAAACGGATCAAGGACATGCTCGACCGGGGTGAGCCGCTGCCGGTCGATTTCGCGGGCCGCGTCATTTATTATGTCGGGCCGGTCGATCCGGTGGGCGAGGAAGTGGTTGGCCCCGCCGGCCCCACCACCGCGACGCGGATGGACAAGTTCACCCGCATGATGCTCGAGCAGGGGCTGCTGGCGATGGTCGGCAAGGCCGAGCGCGGGCCGGCCGCGACTGAGGCGATCCGCGACCATAAGTCCGCCTATCTGATGGCGGTGGGCGGCGCCGCCTATCTCGTCGCGCGCGCGATCAAGGGATCGAAGGTCGTCGGCTTCGCTGATCTCGGCATGGAGGCGATCTACGAGTTCGAGGTGCAGGACTTCCCCGTCACCGTCGCGGTCGATGCGGCGGGCGAGAACGTCCACCATCTCGCCCCGCTCGTCTGGCGCGAGAAGATCGCCAAGGCGAAGGCGCTGGCCGACGCCTGA
- a CDS encoding GNAT family N-acetyltransferase: MSSVAIRTLDGHAAAEAVPHLGEVLIDSVEGGASVGFLAPLDQARAEEFWRSIAASVAAERRVLIVAEEAGAILGTAVLSLAQAENQPHRADLGKVLVRRSARCRGIGARLMAAAEAEALARGRTLLVLDTATPEAERLYERTGWTRVGAVPHFALMPDGTHCATTFFYKSLA; this comes from the coding sequence ATGTCCTCCGTCGCGATCCGCACGCTCGATGGCCACGCCGCGGCAGAGGCCGTGCCCCACCTCGGCGAAGTGCTGATCGACAGCGTGGAGGGCGGCGCCTCGGTAGGCTTTCTCGCCCCGCTCGACCAGGCGCGCGCCGAAGAATTCTGGCGCAGCATCGCCGCCAGCGTCGCGGCGGAGCGGCGCGTGCTGATCGTGGCGGAAGAGGCGGGCGCGATCCTCGGCACCGCCGTGCTCAGCCTCGCGCAGGCGGAGAACCAGCCGCATCGCGCCGATCTCGGCAAGGTGCTTGTTCGGCGCAGCGCGCGGTGCCGCGGCATCGGCGCCCGGCTGATGGCGGCGGCGGAAGCCGAAGCGCTCGCCCGCGGGCGCACGCTCCTCGTCCTAGACACCGCGACGCCGGAAGCGGAACGGCTCTACGAACGCACCGGCTGGACCCGCGTCGGCGCGGTGCCGCACTTTGCCCTGATGCCCGACGGCACCCACTGCGCCACCACATTCTTCTACAAGAGCCTCGCCTGA